In Alteribacter keqinensis, the sequence ACCTTTACGGTATTCGTTTTGAAAGGCAGCTTGAAAAAGAGATACAAGTTAGGTTTGAGTTTAACCTAAATGCTCCCTCATCACTCTACAATCACTCCCCTGCTTAATGAGCATGTCTGAACAAATTGAAATATTATCCATATGTGATGTGTAAGAGGTATTTCTTTATATTTCTATGACTATTAACCTGCTACTGCAGACCTTATTCCTCCTTAAACCACAGTAAAATTTTGTTTAATGATGGTGGAATCATACACTATTTACCTATTTATTGAAAAAGATGGTATTTAGTGTTGCTAAATACGATGTAATTATCTTAATATTTAGTTAATTGTTGGTATTTAAAACCTACATATAACGGAGGGGAAGAAATGAAACAGAAATTGAAGGTCGGGGCTATTACGAGTTTGGCTACATTAATGTTTGCAACACCTGCTTTAGCGTGTGATATTGATGGCTGGGGAAAAGGAGATTATGAATACGATGCTGGGAGCAGTTACCGGTACGGTGATGAAGGAATGAATGAAATTCCTGTGATGGAAGGCAGTAAAAACGTGTCATTTTTAAAGGAAACAGCGGCTGTATCGTTAAACGCTTCAGAAAGCGGACTCCCCGTTACAGGGGCTGACGTATACGCTTATAAAGGTTATGCCTACATGGGAACCCACCGCCTCGGATCGGGCTCCAATGAAGGAATAAGAGTGTTCGACATGAAAGATCCTTCCAATCCTGTAGAGGTGGCGAAATTCGCAGATAATCTCCCGGGTACATGGCAGGAAAAAATCATTGTAAAGTCTGTCAATACACCTCACTTTAAGGGAGACTTGGCTGTTGTCAGTGTACAGCGATTTAATGGTGATGCAGAAAAGGTGGGGACTGTTATTTATGACGTAACAGACCCTGTTAACCCGATAGAGTTAGGGTTCTGGGAAACACCTGAAGCTCATCTTAATGGCGGCGGGACTCACGAGCTTTATTTAACTACTCAAGGAAACCGGGCGCTGCTTCTTGCGGCTAACTCGGGATCGTACAGGCGTTCAGGCGGGGAGATTCATGACTTTGTGATTGTTGATGTGAGTAATCCGGCTGAACCTCAGGAAATCTATCAATTCGATCCAAAAACGGTGATTCCAGAAGTCGATCAGACTTACCGCTTTGTAGATGAACATAATCAAACACGATCCATCAGCGTTCACAGCGTGATTGCAGATACTACAGGAAAATATGCGTATTTATCCGCTTGGGACATGGGCACGGTCATTCTTGACATCAGTAACCCGGAAGAAGCAGAATTTGTAGGACGTACTTCTTATGAAGAGCAGGTTCAAGGGGCAGCCCACTCTGCGGCTCTTGCAAAGGGCGGCAATGTGTTAATCGAAACACGTGAAGTCTTTAACCCGGTCCGCCACGGCTACGAGCAAGGGTTTGGCTATGTTCGTATCTATGATATTAAAGATAAAGCGAATCCTGAATTAATCAGCACGTTCCAAACGGATAATGCAGAAAACATGACTACAGGATACCCGGGATTCACCGTTCACGACCCTAAAGTGCTGGGAAATACGCTTTATTTGTCTCACTACTTTGACGGAGTGAGAATTGTCGACATTACCAGCCCATCTAATCCTGAAGAAATCGGAGCTTATGTACCTGAAAAGTCCAATATTTGGGGCGTATTTGTACACAGAAACTATATCTTGGCGTCTGATATGGAAACGGGATTAAAGGTCTTGCAGAAAACAGGGAACGGCAACGGGAAAAAGTGATTGGAGAGCTGTTGAGACTTTGGTCTTAACAGCTTTTTTAAACGATAAAAGGATTGAATAATTACACTTTCTATAATAATTTGGCGTTGGAGACCGCAAGCAATGCAATAAGCAGGGAAAATGAAATAGGTGAGAACCAGGTGATAATCAAAAAAAGTGTCCTGCAAAACCCCGCCCCAACCCATACAAAATGCCCGGACGATTGCTCGCATTCGGGCACTTTTAGTCGTTTGGTTAATCCGCTTCCTCAAAAATCACCGTAATCCCCATGATCTCGATTTCATCCCCATCAGCAAGCGTAAACGTCACATCGTCCACGCCCCACTCACCACCGAGAATCTCGTTGACCTCAAGCCAGCCCGCGCTGTCATAGACGATAAAATTACCAGATCCGCTCTCAGCTCTAACCGTGTACCGGCCGGGGGCGATATGCTCGCCAGCCGTCCATTTTCCGGCTCCGAGCTTCTCTGTTTTTGGCGGCGGCGGATTTTTCAGCGCAATAATCTCCTCTTCCTTTTCCTCAAGCTGAGCCTTCAGCCCTGAAATCTCCTTATCTTTCTTCTCAAGATTCCCTTCTGCTTCTGCCAGATCGCCTTCGAGGTTTTCGGCCCTGCTCTCAGCGGCCTTCCGCTTTTTCTCCGCATCATCCCGCTCAGCAAC encodes:
- a CDS encoding LVIVD repeat-containing protein; this encodes MKQKLKVGAITSLATLMFATPALACDIDGWGKGDYEYDAGSSYRYGDEGMNEIPVMEGSKNVSFLKETAAVSLNASESGLPVTGADVYAYKGYAYMGTHRLGSGSNEGIRVFDMKDPSNPVEVAKFADNLPGTWQEKIIVKSVNTPHFKGDLAVVSVQRFNGDAEKVGTVIYDVTDPVNPIELGFWETPEAHLNGGGTHELYLTTQGNRALLLAANSGSYRRSGGEIHDFVIVDVSNPAEPQEIYQFDPKTVIPEVDQTYRFVDEHNQTRSISVHSVIADTTGKYAYLSAWDMGTVILDISNPEEAEFVGRTSYEEQVQGAAHSAALAKGGNVLIETREVFNPVRHGYEQGFGYVRIYDIKDKANPELISTFQTDNAENMTTGYPGFTVHDPKVLGNTLYLSHYFDGVRIVDITSPSNPEEIGAYVPEKSNIWGVFVHRNYILASDMETGLKVLQKTGNGNGKK